The Candidatus Defluviibacterium haderslevense DNA window AATTTCTTTAAATGAGTTTATCCAAATTACGTTGAATCCTAAATTATTGGCGTCTTGTTCTTCAATATTTTCTATTACAGGAATTAGCTTCTGGTCTTTAATTTTTACGACTTCATTTTCGGGATATAAATCTTCAATTGAGTACCGCTTTTTGATTATATAATGGTTCTTTTCACCTTTGCCGTTCTTACGGATAGAAACATCTAATAGTCTGCGCATATTAGGGTCAGTCAGGCTAATCCCTGTAAAAAGGCAGGTACAATTGTTAAGATGATTTAGTTGCACTAGATTGCTCCAGCTAAACGGGTCTATAAACTGAGAATGGTATGCGTCCTCACTAAAAACAATTTCGTTTTTTGAGGTTAAGTTCTTCTTTCTTGGTAAGCAGCCGTGGGGATGATAAATTGGTATTTGTTTGTCCGTAAAACGTTCTCCTTCAGAAAAAATGCATTTAAAATCGATTTTTTCCTTCGCTAAGTTTTCTTCAATTAAGTCATCAAAATTAAACGTAATTATTGCTCTTAATGGTTTTCTTTCACGCTTTGGTCTGCTTAGTTCAGAAATAGCATCAACTGTGGAACTCTTATCGGTACAATTTTTATACAAGGTATCCCTTACAGTCGATGTAAACTTCTTTCCCAAAAGTGTCTTTAAGTATTGAGCAAGTATAAGTGGTGAGACATTTATTCTCTTCTGAAATAAATTGGCAAGTCTTGTGTCTATGTCTGGAACATCAGTATTATCAGAATAGACTTCTTTAAGAAGTGATTTTAAAAGAGTGTTCCAAGTTGGAATACCTGCGTCATAAGAAATTCCAGCACCACAGAATAGAGTCAAGTTTCCTCTATTGTATTCTTCTCTAAGATTTCGGATTTGAAACTCATAGGAATCTGGTTGAAACTTCTCAACCTCACGCTTTACTCCTTGATAGCTTTTAGTTTCTTTCTGTTTGAGTGCCCTAATTAATTTTTCGTACCCTTCCTCAAACGAAAATCTGAAGTCAGCAAATAATCTGTCTCTAAGTGAAAATGGGATATCACAATCTTCAATAAGAACTGGAAGAATAATTCTCTGTTGTTTTGAAACTTCCCGATTAAGTATTGCGGATAATTCAAAATTGACCCAATTTGAACTCGTACTATGCTTTGATAGAAGTACAATAAAGTAATCAGTATTCGAAATTGCATCATTAATTTTCTCTTGAATGTTTTCTCCAGCAGTTACTTCCTTATCAGCTCTCCAAGTCTGAACACCATCATTTTTAAGTGCGATGGTGAGTCTGTCCAGAAATTTTTTGTCTTGAGAACTATGGCTTATAAATACTTTTATCATTTTTACATTTAATTAATGTTAGAGTGTGTCGTGAACGCTTGCCGATAACGTTTCGCAGATTTGCGATGGGCGGGAATTTTACCACTGAACTTTATACGGAGCATAAAACTTTCGTCTACCACAAAACTGTCTGCGGAGCACGAAACCCCGCCTATTGCAAATGTGCTGTTAGTGGCTGTTATACTTTCCTTCTGATACTCGTCAGTCGGATGATTGAAGTTCATATTGTCTGATGTTCGTAGCATTGTTGTCAAATTAATCTCCTTTTAAAATTTGTCTTCAAGTTTCTCAAACAAGTCAATAATAGTTTTTATCTCTTTTGTTAATGTTTCAAGTTCTGATTGGATTTTACTGTCCCGGAAATAATCAGAAACTATTTTTTTTACTTCGTCTAAAGTCATTGTCCGAATAAATGTCCCTGGAAGATTTGTTTTGTTTGTATGGTCATATTTCCAAGTCCAAAGTTGTCCATTACTATCAATTAATTTATAGTCGCTATCAAACTCCCAATAATGCAAGTCAGGGTCGCCTGCAAACTCTTCCAAGTAAACCATGTTTAGGTCTGCACCGTCCTGAATCAGTATAGGAAATGTAACTTTGTCAAAACCAAGATTGTTTAACTGGTTCATCCAGTCAATTGCTCTGTTGCTGTTTAAGCCGCTAAAGCCGCCAAAAATCTTTTTTATAATCTGAACAAGTGTCACGATGTTGTGTAGGTTTTAAATTGTCATAGTTAATTTGTTCGCTGTAATGTTTTTAATATTCTCACGTTAAATAATAGCCGCTAACGTATTTGAGATTAATGCAGGCAGAGCATTTCGATAACTGCCAAAGGCAAAAACCTTAAGCCAAATTTACAACATTTTCTGGAATGAAAAATGAATTGCTCTGCTTGTATTAATCTCATGTTAATGATAGTTACTTTTGAAATTTACTATTTCATTTAACTTTATAAACTCAGATTGTTTTAATTTATTCTTTTGGTATAATACAATATTACCTTTGGAGCTATTAATATTACAAAAATATTCGTTTGTAATTGTATCTAGCATATTGTTTTCCCATTTCTTTTGATATTTTAGGTCTAAATTGCCAAAATTATTCCAAACTCCAATCCAAAAAACACCCCATTCATCTCCGGCATCTCCACCAATTGATTTACCTACTATAAAG harbors:
- a CDS encoding TIR domain-containing protein yields the protein MIKVFISHSSQDKKFLDRLTIALKNDGVQTWRADKEVTAGENIQEKINDAISNTDYFIVLLSKHSTSSNWVNFELSAILNREVSKQQRIILPVLIEDCDIPFSLRDRLFADFRFSFEEGYEKLIRALKQKETKSYQGVKREVEKFQPDSYEFQIRNLREEYNRGNLTLFCGAGISYDAGIPTWNTLLKSLLKEVYSDNTDVPDIDTRLANLFQKRINVSPLILAQYLKTLLGKKFTSTVRDTLYKNCTDKSSTVDAISELSRPKRERKPLRAIITFNFDDLIEENLAKEKIDFKCIFSEGERFTDKQIPIYHPHGCLPRKKNLTSKNEIVFSEDAYHSQFIDPFSWSNLVQLNHLNNCTCLFTGISLTDPNMRRLLDVSIRKNGKGEKNHYIIKKRYSIEDLYPENEVVKIKDQKLIPVIENIEEQDANNLGFNVIWINSFKEIPEILKEIGK